AACTATTTCAGTAAATCAGGATTAGCGCCACACTTTTCTCTGTTTGCTCAACCACGTCCTCTAGCTTACCTGATTTCGAGGGCTTTATATTTTCCTGAGGCAAACTGTTCGAATAGTTTTCAAGCATGGATAGGATGTACGAACTTTTGACCGCATAATTTACATTTTCGGGGATATCACCAGTAACTTTGGCGATTTTGATGGCATCGAGCTTAGCCACCACAATCCCCACCAAATTGCCGTTTTCATCAAATAAACCACCACCCGAGTTTCCAGGCTGAAGCGGTACGCTGATTTGCCATTGGCGCGGATCGTCTTGAATACCGGAAAGGCTGCTGATTTCGCCACGGGTCATTTTAGGGCTAAACCCCTGGAGTTGTATGTTTGGAAATCCCAATGTAAAAACCGTCTGACCCAGCTTCATGCTTTTAGAAGGCCTGACAGGCGCGGGCGTAAAAACCCCGTCGCACTTCAAGATGGCAACATCATTCGCAGTATCAATTTGTATTAACTGGGCTTTTTTAAGGCCTACGGTTGTCACTACACTGATTCGAATGGCATCACGCACAACATGCGCAGCCGTGATGAGCAGGCCATCAGTAGAAACAAAGACGGCTGAGCCGCTTGCCTTTGGCATATCCGCATTCGATTTTTCGTTCTGCAAACTGGATTCACTTGACTTTGCTTGCTTATTTTTTTCGATTTGTGCCAGTATTCGTTTGCTGCGTTGTTGTGCGAGTATTACCAAACTATGTCCAAGTTTATTCTCCAGCTTGTTTCTTTGACTAACAAATATATCTTCACCAGTAGAAGCAGCCAAGTTATACCATGCCAACGCCTCAATTTCATCTCGTGGAACGCCTTCGCCACTCTCGTACATGCCCCCGAGATTGAATTGGGCATTGTCATCTCCATGTCCAGCGGCCTTTTGAAACCATTTCACGGCTTCAACTAAATCTTTTGGAACTCCCGTACGCCCCTGGTAGATACATCCGAGATTGTTTTGAGCATCAACATTTCCTTGCTCAGCAGCTTTTCGATACCATTTTGCAGCCTCCGCAAAATCCTTGGGAACAGCCTTGCCTGTCACGTACATGCCTCCGAGTCTGCATTGAGCCTCGACATCCCCCTTTTCTGCTTTGGAACGCAGTTCATCAATTAGGGCTGCGGTTGCATTGTGGCAATACAGGGACAA
Above is a window of Candidatus Methylacidiphilales bacterium DNA encoding:
- a CDS encoding tetratricopeptide repeat-containing serine protease family protein, whose product is MKNLLLLLVIGLSLYCHNATAALIDELRSKAEKGDVEAQCRLGGMYVTGKAVPKDFAEAAKWYRKAAEQGNVDAQNNLGCIYQGRTGVPKDLVEAVKWFQKAAGHGDDNAQFNLGGMYESGEGVPRDEIEALAWYNLAASTGEDIFVSQRNKLENKLGHSLVILAQQRSKRILAQIEKNKQAKSSESSLQNEKSNADMPKASGSAVFVSTDGLLITAAHVVRDAIRISVVTTVGLKKAQLIQIDTANDVAILKCDGVFTPAPVRPSKSMKLGQTVFTLGFPNIQLQGFSPKMTRGEISSLSGIQDDPRQWQISVPLQPGNSGGGLFDENGNLVGIVVAKLDAIKIAKVTGDIPENVNYAVKSSYILSMLENYSNSLPQENIKPSKSGKLEDVVEQTEKSVALILIY